The Arachis ipaensis cultivar K30076 chromosome B07, Araip1.1, whole genome shotgun sequence genome includes a window with the following:
- the LOC107607312 gene encoding uncharacterized protein LOC107607312 → MELLHQLHERLRPVKLSAEREDIVMWKFDNKVGRVNTKERLARLGVHIQSDSACVLCTKETESAEHLFLRCEVTWQVWCHWVLSFRREWVIPGTIKDLFESWRGMHNRQQRQKVWMTAFFAVIWNIWLERNARIFNNTRASIEGIQTKTVLSYTEWCGWNPL, encoded by the exons ATGGAACTTCTCCATCAACTCCATGAGAGATTAAGGCCAGTGAAGCTGTCAGCTGAGCGCGAGGACATTGTGATGTGGAAGTTTGACAATAAAG TTGGTAGAGTTAACACCAAGGAAAGGCTGGCTAGACTAGGAGTCCACATTCAGAGTGATAGCGCTTGTGTGCTGTGTACTAAGGAAACTGAATCGGCTGAGCATTTATTTCTTCGGTGTGAGgtaacatggcaggtgtggtgtcaTTGGGTGCTGTCGTTTCGTCGGGAGTGGGTAATTCCTGGAACCATTAAAGATCTGTTTGAGAGTTGGCGTGGCATGCACAATAGACAACAAAGGCAGAAGGTGTGGATGACAGCgttctttgcagtgatttggaaCATTTGGTTGGAACGTAATGCACGGATCTTCAATAATACAAGGGCAAGCATTGAGGGAATTCAAACCAAGACGGTGTTGAGCTACACAGAGTGGTGTGGGTGGAATCCGTTGTGA
- the LOC107607311 gene encoding uncharacterized protein LOC107607311, which translates to MTKFDVVQLWGNDVVGWEFVEAEGASGGLLLMWDATVFKLSNCYKGARWLCVDGMLLKNNFRCAFCIVYGEHVREDKLVVWEELSFLAGLCQVPFCFMGDFNEIVQVEEMQGAISLPRSATEFKAWIHDMELVDLSLTDCRFTWFRGQSCSRIDRVLVSLEWLEEFPETRLRGGPRGLSDHCPLIINVTRWHREHFGDVDMRINKFEEEIRKVDDLVSNGVCDGTSEARKKALVSFCKKWYIRKEVHWKQMSRSKHAKEMDKNTRYFHNLALAHRRNNRIDALRIHGRLEPSPNIGFWEGLVRQITEEEATELELMPSAEEIKAAVWDCESAKAPGSDGYNMNFIKKCWEEVGRKFMEAVMGFF; encoded by the exons ATGACTAAATTCGATGTAGTACAACTGTGGGGTAATGATGTAGTAGGGTGGGAGTTTGTGGAAGCGGAAGGAGCGTCGGGAGGCCTGTTGTTGATGTGGGATGCAACGGTGTTTAAATTAAGCAACTGTTATAAAGGGGCTAGGTGGTTATGTGTGGATGGAATGCTGTTAAAGAATAATTTTCGGTGTGCGTTCTGTATAGTATATGGTGAGCATGTTAGGGAGGACAAGCTTGTTGTATGGGAAGAGTTGAGCTTTTTGGCTGGTTTATGTCAAGTTCCTTTCTGTTTTATGGGGGATTTCAATGAGATTGTTCAGGTGGAAGAGATGCAAGGGGCTATTTCGTTGCCGAGGTCTGCAACAGAGTTTAAAGCTTGGATTCACGATATGGAGCTAGTAGACCTAAGTTTAACTGATTGTAGGTTCACTTGGTTCAGAGGCCAGTCATGTAGTCGTATTGATAGAGTACTGGTTAGTTTGGAGTGGTTAGAAGAGTTTCCTGAAACAAGATTAAGAGGAGGTCCAAGAGGATTGTCAGACCATTGTCCTCTGATTATAAATGTCACAAG ATGGCATAGAGAGCATTTTGGAGATGTGGATATGAGGATTAATAAGTTTGAAGAGGAGATCAGGAAAGTGGATGACTTGGTGAGCAATGGAGTGTGTGATGGAACTTCGGAAGCGAGAAAAAAGGCACTAGTAAGCTTCTGTAAAAAATGGTATATCAGGAAGGAAgtacattggaagcagatgtcacgGTCCAAGCATGCTAAGGAGATGGATAAAAACACTAGATACTTCCACAATCTAGCATTGGCTCATAGGAGGAACAATCGGATCGATGCCTTAAGGATCCATGGACGATTA GAGCCATCACCAAATATAGGATTTTGGGAAGGTCTGGTACGGCAAATAACTGAGGAGGAGGCAACAGAGCTGGAGTTGATGCCGAGTGCTGAAGAAATAAAGGCTGCAGTGTGGGATTGTGAGTCAGCAAAAGCACCAGGAAGCGATGGGTATAACATGAATTTTATAAAGAAGTGCTGGGAAGAAGTTGGGAGGAAGTTCATGGAAGCAGTGATGGGGTTCTTCTAA
- the LOC107607310 gene encoding uncharacterized protein LOC107607310 — protein sequence MREHGDQQKQDKRKRKWNVVKDQNEDFIDWFTRRAMKDDVPSWIRQLSKGPNKVAKSFSAYVVNGYRFYTKRREVMRKTQNSDVTVVAETTSFASVKDKKPIKANIRYYGRIMDIIELDYYSQFKVVLFKCEWFMAEEDDYGLTYVHFNKRCYQAEPFVLASQAHQCFYVKDPYILQKHYVMKTVSRDLFNIGVQLQFDPNIREPYESANSPIPLSDIGEVDLVRQGV from the exons ATGAG AGAACATGGTGACCAACAAAAGCAAGACAAGCGGAAGCGAAAGTGGAACGTTGTTAAAGATCAGAATGAAGACTTTATAGACTGGTTTACAAGACGTGCCATGAAGGATGATGTTCCCAGTTGGATACGGCAGTTGTCTAAGGGTCCAAATAAAGTTGCAAAATCATTTTCTGCTTATGTCGTCAATGGGTACAGATTTTATACTAAGCGGCGAGAAGTGATGCGAAAAACGCAAAACAGTGATGTCACTGTGGTAGCTGAAACTACAAGCTTTGCAAGTGTCAAGGACAAAAAACCAATCAAGGCCAATATAAGATATTATGGTAGAATCATGGATATTATCGAGTTAGACTATTATAGCCAATTTAAAGTTGTGTTATTTAAGTGTGAGTGGTTTATGGCTGAGGAAGATGATTATGGTCTGACATACGTTCATTTCAACAAAAGATGTTACCAAGCCGAACCATTTGTGTTGGCAAGCCAAGCACACCAGTGCTTTTATGTGAAAGATCCATATATTCTCCAGAAGCATTATGTGATGAAAACGGTTTCAAGAGACTTGTTTAACATTGGTGTCCAATTACAGTTTGACCCAAATATAAGAGAGCCATATGAATCGGCGAATAGTCCGATACCCTTGAGTGATATTGGCGAGGTAGACTTGGTTAGACAGGGTGTGTGA
- the LOC107609348 gene encoding uncharacterized protein LOC107609348 isoform X1, protein METKKITNMKDREDQIKMPTKNCNEENHLVKMKANEIEGQSGKKPSRKKVPMKKSKVEDNKTKMNTNDADGQSKKLTNKKMLMMKSNEEDANEEEHKIESLIPAMTLDEFFEKYGISLDENDKEYEYDYDDHNPSVGDSSDSQLGTKKKKVRGPTQLKHIHAMETQIELTWCNGRPIGPTKTQVQLFSRFLGTLARNSNLVTLLYTSWQAVSSETKTSMLDYAKSKYKIPSDAEPWVIDTIGESWKQFKKRIKKYHYTPYNSFREMMKNRPITVPELHFRKLVQFWSLDIIKVISDKNRENRSKQKWNHRMGPVSFELVRAELRAKKEGNEDPSQSEMFVVTRTNKKGETDSGTQETIDHLQNLKQAGYSDDEALQTVFGKEKHGRVRFYGRSVTKSSLKKDKQIRQMQQQHAEVVSTMEKNQNNLTSKLDGLTSLIKMVLQQVNPGMSAEQVQVMIEAAQQSPPDASSAPNDARRSIPPSLGSNHVSKDMEQEDMM, encoded by the exons ATGGAAACCAAGAAGATAACAAACATGAAAGACCGTGAGGATCAAATCAAGATGCCAACAAAGAACTGCAATGAAGAAAATCATCTAGTTAAGATGAAAGCCAATGAAATTGAGGGTCAAAGTGGGAAGAAGCCGTCTAGGAAGAAGGTGCCAATGAAGAAATCAAAGGTGGAAGATAATAAAACCAAGATGAATACCAATGATGCTGATGGTCAAAGCAAGAAGCTAACCAATAAGAAGATGCTGATGATGAAATCGAATGAAGAAGATGCCAACGAAGAAGAACATAAGATTGAGTCTCTTATCCCAGCTATGACTTTGGATGAATTCTTCGAAAAATATGGGATATCGTTGGATGAAAATGATAAAGAATATGAATATGATTATGATGATCACAATCCAAGTGTTGGTGATAGTAGTGACAGTCAACTCG gtaccaaaaagaaaaaagttcGTGGTCCCACCCAACTCAAGCATATTCATGCTATGGAGACACAGATAGAGTTAACATGGTGCAACGGCAGACCTATAGGCCCAACAAAGACACAGGTTCAATTGTTTAGTCGATTCTTAGGTACACTTGCAAGAAACTCTAATTTGGTCACGTTATTATATACTAGTTGGCAAGCTGTGTCAAGTGAGACTAAAACTTCAATGTTGGATTATGCAAAG TCTAAATATAAAATTCCAAGTGATGCTGAGCCTTGGGTGATAGACACCATTGGAGAGTCATGGAAGCAATTTAAGAAACGCATAAAAAAATATCACTATACACCGTACAACTCATTTAGAGAGATGATGAAAAATCGTCCAATTACCGTACCTGAACTGCATTTTAGAAAATTAGTTCAATTTTGGAGTCTTGATATCATCAAA GTTATTTCTGACAAAAATCGTGAAAACAGATCCAAACAAAAATGGAATCATCGAATGGGTCCAGTTAGTTTTGAATTAGTACGCGCTGAATTG CGTGCAAAAAAAGAGGGCAATGAAGATCCATCACAGTCTGAGATGTTTGTTGTAACTCGTACTAACAAGAAAGGAGAGACTGATTCGGGAACACAAGAGACGATT GATCATCTTCAAAATTTGAAGCAAGCTGGATACAGTGATGATGAAGCGCTTCAAACGGTTTTTGGAAAGGAGAAACATGGTAGAGTTCGTTTCTATGGTCGATCAGTCACAAAATCCTCTCTTAAAAAGGATAAGCAAATCCGACAAATGCAACAACAACATGCTGAAGTGGTTTCAACTATggagaaaaatcaaaataatttgacTTCCAAGTTGGATGGTTTAACAAGCTTGATCAAAATGGTGTTGCAACAAGTTAATCCTGGTATGAGTGCGGAACAAGTGCAAGTAATGATAGAAGCTGCCCAACAATCTCCGCCTGATGCAAGTAGTGCACCAAATGATGCGAGGCGAAGCATTCCTCCTTCATTGGGATCGAATCATGTGTCAAAAGATATGGAA caGGAGGATATGATGTGA
- the LOC107609348 gene encoding uncharacterized protein LOC107609348 isoform X3 encodes METKKITNMKDREDQIKMPTKNCNEENHLVKMKANEIEGQSGKKPSRKKVPMKKSKVEDNKTKMNTNDADGQSKKLTNKKMLMMKSNEEDANEEEHKIESLIPAMTLDEFFEKYGISLDENDKEYEYDYDDHNPSVGDSSDSQLGTKKKKVRGPTQLKHIHAMETQIELTWCNGRPIGPTKTQVQLFSRFLGTLARNSNLVTLLYTSWQAVSSETKTSMLDYAKSKYKIPSDAEPWVIDTIGESWKQFKKRIKKYHYTPYNSFREMMKNRPITVPELHFRKLVQFWSLDIIKVISDKNRENRSKQKWNHRMGPVSFELRAKKEGNEDPSQSEMFVVTRTNKKGETDSGTQETIDHLQNLKQAGYSDDEALQTVFGKEKHGRVRFYGRSVTKSSLKKDKQIRQMQQQHAEVVSTMEKNQNNLTSKLDGLTSLIKMVLQQVNPGMSAEQVQVMIEAAQQSPPDASSAPNDARRSIPPSLGSNHVSKDMEQEDMM; translated from the exons ATGGAAACCAAGAAGATAACAAACATGAAAGACCGTGAGGATCAAATCAAGATGCCAACAAAGAACTGCAATGAAGAAAATCATCTAGTTAAGATGAAAGCCAATGAAATTGAGGGTCAAAGTGGGAAGAAGCCGTCTAGGAAGAAGGTGCCAATGAAGAAATCAAAGGTGGAAGATAATAAAACCAAGATGAATACCAATGATGCTGATGGTCAAAGCAAGAAGCTAACCAATAAGAAGATGCTGATGATGAAATCGAATGAAGAAGATGCCAACGAAGAAGAACATAAGATTGAGTCTCTTATCCCAGCTATGACTTTGGATGAATTCTTCGAAAAATATGGGATATCGTTGGATGAAAATGATAAAGAATATGAATATGATTATGATGATCACAATCCAAGTGTTGGTGATAGTAGTGACAGTCAACTCG gtaccaaaaagaaaaaagttcGTGGTCCCACCCAACTCAAGCATATTCATGCTATGGAGACACAGATAGAGTTAACATGGTGCAACGGCAGACCTATAGGCCCAACAAAGACACAGGTTCAATTGTTTAGTCGATTCTTAGGTACACTTGCAAGAAACTCTAATTTGGTCACGTTATTATATACTAGTTGGCAAGCTGTGTCAAGTGAGACTAAAACTTCAATGTTGGATTATGCAAAG TCTAAATATAAAATTCCAAGTGATGCTGAGCCTTGGGTGATAGACACCATTGGAGAGTCATGGAAGCAATTTAAGAAACGCATAAAAAAATATCACTATACACCGTACAACTCATTTAGAGAGATGATGAAAAATCGTCCAATTACCGTACCTGAACTGCATTTTAGAAAATTAGTTCAATTTTGGAGTCTTGATATCATCAAA GTTATTTCTGACAAAAATCGTGAAAACAGATCCAAACAAAAATGGAATCATCGAATGGGTCCAGTTAGTTTTGAATTA CGTGCAAAAAAAGAGGGCAATGAAGATCCATCACAGTCTGAGATGTTTGTTGTAACTCGTACTAACAAGAAAGGAGAGACTGATTCGGGAACACAAGAGACGATT GATCATCTTCAAAATTTGAAGCAAGCTGGATACAGTGATGATGAAGCGCTTCAAACGGTTTTTGGAAAGGAGAAACATGGTAGAGTTCGTTTCTATGGTCGATCAGTCACAAAATCCTCTCTTAAAAAGGATAAGCAAATCCGACAAATGCAACAACAACATGCTGAAGTGGTTTCAACTATggagaaaaatcaaaataatttgacTTCCAAGTTGGATGGTTTAACAAGCTTGATCAAAATGGTGTTGCAACAAGTTAATCCTGGTATGAGTGCGGAACAAGTGCAAGTAATGATAGAAGCTGCCCAACAATCTCCGCCTGATGCAAGTAGTGCACCAAATGATGCGAGGCGAAGCATTCCTCCTTCATTGGGATCGAATCATGTGTCAAAAGATATGGAA caGGAGGATATGATGTGA
- the LOC107609348 gene encoding uncharacterized protein LOC107609348 isoform X4 — protein sequence METKKITNMKDREDQIKMPTKNCNEENHLVKMKANEIEGQSGKKPSRKKVPMKKSKVEDNKTKMNTNDADGQSKKLTNKKMLMMKSNEEDANEEEHKIESLIPAMTLDEFFEKYGISLDENDKEYEYDYDDHNPSVGDSSDSQLGTKKKKVRGPTQLKHIHAMETQIELTWCNGRPIGPTKTQVQLFSRFLGTLARNSNLVTLLYTSWQAVSSETKTSMLDYAKVISDKNRENRSKQKWNHRMGPVSFELVRAELRAKKEGNEDPSQSEMFVVTRTNKKGETDSGTQETIDHLQNLKQAGYSDDEALQTVFGKEKHGRVRFYGRSVTKSSLKKDKQIRQMQQQHAEVVSTMEKNQNNLTSKLDGLTSLIKMVLQQVNPGMSAEQVQVMIEAAQQSPPDASSAPNDARRSIPPSLGSNHVSKDMEQEDMM from the exons ATGGAAACCAAGAAGATAACAAACATGAAAGACCGTGAGGATCAAATCAAGATGCCAACAAAGAACTGCAATGAAGAAAATCATCTAGTTAAGATGAAAGCCAATGAAATTGAGGGTCAAAGTGGGAAGAAGCCGTCTAGGAAGAAGGTGCCAATGAAGAAATCAAAGGTGGAAGATAATAAAACCAAGATGAATACCAATGATGCTGATGGTCAAAGCAAGAAGCTAACCAATAAGAAGATGCTGATGATGAAATCGAATGAAGAAGATGCCAACGAAGAAGAACATAAGATTGAGTCTCTTATCCCAGCTATGACTTTGGATGAATTCTTCGAAAAATATGGGATATCGTTGGATGAAAATGATAAAGAATATGAATATGATTATGATGATCACAATCCAAGTGTTGGTGATAGTAGTGACAGTCAACTCG gtaccaaaaagaaaaaagttcGTGGTCCCACCCAACTCAAGCATATTCATGCTATGGAGACACAGATAGAGTTAACATGGTGCAACGGCAGACCTATAGGCCCAACAAAGACACAGGTTCAATTGTTTAGTCGATTCTTAGGTACACTTGCAAGAAACTCTAATTTGGTCACGTTATTATATACTAGTTGGCAAGCTGTGTCAAGTGAGACTAAAACTTCAATGTTGGATTATGCAAAG GTTATTTCTGACAAAAATCGTGAAAACAGATCCAAACAAAAATGGAATCATCGAATGGGTCCAGTTAGTTTTGAATTAGTACGCGCTGAATTG CGTGCAAAAAAAGAGGGCAATGAAGATCCATCACAGTCTGAGATGTTTGTTGTAACTCGTACTAACAAGAAAGGAGAGACTGATTCGGGAACACAAGAGACGATT GATCATCTTCAAAATTTGAAGCAAGCTGGATACAGTGATGATGAAGCGCTTCAAACGGTTTTTGGAAAGGAGAAACATGGTAGAGTTCGTTTCTATGGTCGATCAGTCACAAAATCCTCTCTTAAAAAGGATAAGCAAATCCGACAAATGCAACAACAACATGCTGAAGTGGTTTCAACTATggagaaaaatcaaaataatttgacTTCCAAGTTGGATGGTTTAACAAGCTTGATCAAAATGGTGTTGCAACAAGTTAATCCTGGTATGAGTGCGGAACAAGTGCAAGTAATGATAGAAGCTGCCCAACAATCTCCGCCTGATGCAAGTAGTGCACCAAATGATGCGAGGCGAAGCATTCCTCCTTCATTGGGATCGAATCATGTGTCAAAAGATATGGAA caGGAGGATATGATGTGA
- the LOC107609348 gene encoding uncharacterized protein LOC107609348 isoform X5 yields METKKITNMKDREDQIKMPTKNCNEENHLVKMKANEIEGQSGKKPSRKKVPMKKSKVEDNKTKMNTNDADGQSKKLTNKKMLMMKSNEEDANEEEHKIESLIPAMTLDEFFEKYGISLDENDKEYEYDYDDHNPSVGDSSDSQLGTKKKKVRGPTQLKHIHAMETQIELTWCNGRPIGPTKTQVQLFSRFLGTLARNSNLVTLLYTSWQAVSSETKTSMLDYAKRAKKEGNEDPSQSEMFVVTRTNKKGETDSGTQETIDHLQNLKQAGYSDDEALQTVFGKEKHGRVRFYGRSVTKSSLKKDKQIRQMQQQHAEVVSTMEKNQNNLTSKLDGLTSLIKMVLQQVNPGMSAEQVQVMIEAAQQSPPDASSAPNDARRSIPPSLGSNHVSKDMEQEDMM; encoded by the exons ATGGAAACCAAGAAGATAACAAACATGAAAGACCGTGAGGATCAAATCAAGATGCCAACAAAGAACTGCAATGAAGAAAATCATCTAGTTAAGATGAAAGCCAATGAAATTGAGGGTCAAAGTGGGAAGAAGCCGTCTAGGAAGAAGGTGCCAATGAAGAAATCAAAGGTGGAAGATAATAAAACCAAGATGAATACCAATGATGCTGATGGTCAAAGCAAGAAGCTAACCAATAAGAAGATGCTGATGATGAAATCGAATGAAGAAGATGCCAACGAAGAAGAACATAAGATTGAGTCTCTTATCCCAGCTATGACTTTGGATGAATTCTTCGAAAAATATGGGATATCGTTGGATGAAAATGATAAAGAATATGAATATGATTATGATGATCACAATCCAAGTGTTGGTGATAGTAGTGACAGTCAACTCG gtaccaaaaagaaaaaagttcGTGGTCCCACCCAACTCAAGCATATTCATGCTATGGAGACACAGATAGAGTTAACATGGTGCAACGGCAGACCTATAGGCCCAACAAAGACACAGGTTCAATTGTTTAGTCGATTCTTAGGTACACTTGCAAGAAACTCTAATTTGGTCACGTTATTATATACTAGTTGGCAAGCTGTGTCAAGTGAGACTAAAACTTCAATGTTGGATTATGCAAAG CGTGCAAAAAAAGAGGGCAATGAAGATCCATCACAGTCTGAGATGTTTGTTGTAACTCGTACTAACAAGAAAGGAGAGACTGATTCGGGAACACAAGAGACGATT GATCATCTTCAAAATTTGAAGCAAGCTGGATACAGTGATGATGAAGCGCTTCAAACGGTTTTTGGAAAGGAGAAACATGGTAGAGTTCGTTTCTATGGTCGATCAGTCACAAAATCCTCTCTTAAAAAGGATAAGCAAATCCGACAAATGCAACAACAACATGCTGAAGTGGTTTCAACTATggagaaaaatcaaaataatttgacTTCCAAGTTGGATGGTTTAACAAGCTTGATCAAAATGGTGTTGCAACAAGTTAATCCTGGTATGAGTGCGGAACAAGTGCAAGTAATGATAGAAGCTGCCCAACAATCTCCGCCTGATGCAAGTAGTGCACCAAATGATGCGAGGCGAAGCATTCCTCCTTCATTGGGATCGAATCATGTGTCAAAAGATATGGAA caGGAGGATATGATGTGA
- the LOC107609348 gene encoding uncharacterized protein LOC107609348 isoform X2, whose translation METKKITNMKDREDQIKMPTKNCNEENHLVKMKANEIEGQSGKKPSRKKVPMKKSKVEDNKTKMNTNDADGQSKKLTNKKMLMMKSNEEDANEEEHKIESLIPAMTLDEFFEKYGISLDENDKEYEYDYDDHNPSVGDSSDSQLGTKKKKVRGPTQLKHIHAMETQIELTWCNGRPIGPTKTQVQLFSRFLGTLARNSNLVTLLYTSWQAVSSETKTSMLDYAKSKYKIPSDAEPWVIDTIGESWKQFKKRIKKYHYTPYNSFREMMKNRPITVPELHFRKLVQFWSLDIIKVISDKNRENRSKQKWNHRMGPVSFELVRAELRAKKEGNEDPSQSEMFVVTRTNKKGETDSGTQETIDHLQNLKQAGYSDDEALQTVFGKEKHGRVRFYGRSVTKSSLKKDKQIRQMQQQHAEVVSTMEKNQNNLTSKLDGLTSLIKMVLQQVNPGMSAEQVQVMIEAAQQSPPDASSAPNDARRSIPPSLGSNHVSKDMEEDMM comes from the exons ATGGAAACCAAGAAGATAACAAACATGAAAGACCGTGAGGATCAAATCAAGATGCCAACAAAGAACTGCAATGAAGAAAATCATCTAGTTAAGATGAAAGCCAATGAAATTGAGGGTCAAAGTGGGAAGAAGCCGTCTAGGAAGAAGGTGCCAATGAAGAAATCAAAGGTGGAAGATAATAAAACCAAGATGAATACCAATGATGCTGATGGTCAAAGCAAGAAGCTAACCAATAAGAAGATGCTGATGATGAAATCGAATGAAGAAGATGCCAACGAAGAAGAACATAAGATTGAGTCTCTTATCCCAGCTATGACTTTGGATGAATTCTTCGAAAAATATGGGATATCGTTGGATGAAAATGATAAAGAATATGAATATGATTATGATGATCACAATCCAAGTGTTGGTGATAGTAGTGACAGTCAACTCG gtaccaaaaagaaaaaagttcGTGGTCCCACCCAACTCAAGCATATTCATGCTATGGAGACACAGATAGAGTTAACATGGTGCAACGGCAGACCTATAGGCCCAACAAAGACACAGGTTCAATTGTTTAGTCGATTCTTAGGTACACTTGCAAGAAACTCTAATTTGGTCACGTTATTATATACTAGTTGGCAAGCTGTGTCAAGTGAGACTAAAACTTCAATGTTGGATTATGCAAAG TCTAAATATAAAATTCCAAGTGATGCTGAGCCTTGGGTGATAGACACCATTGGAGAGTCATGGAAGCAATTTAAGAAACGCATAAAAAAATATCACTATACACCGTACAACTCATTTAGAGAGATGATGAAAAATCGTCCAATTACCGTACCTGAACTGCATTTTAGAAAATTAGTTCAATTTTGGAGTCTTGATATCATCAAA GTTATTTCTGACAAAAATCGTGAAAACAGATCCAAACAAAAATGGAATCATCGAATGGGTCCAGTTAGTTTTGAATTAGTACGCGCTGAATTG CGTGCAAAAAAAGAGGGCAATGAAGATCCATCACAGTCTGAGATGTTTGTTGTAACTCGTACTAACAAGAAAGGAGAGACTGATTCGGGAACACAAGAGACGATT GATCATCTTCAAAATTTGAAGCAAGCTGGATACAGTGATGATGAAGCGCTTCAAACGGTTTTTGGAAAGGAGAAACATGGTAGAGTTCGTTTCTATGGTCGATCAGTCACAAAATCCTCTCTTAAAAAGGATAAGCAAATCCGACAAATGCAACAACAACATGCTGAAGTGGTTTCAACTATggagaaaaatcaaaataatttgacTTCCAAGTTGGATGGTTTAACAAGCTTGATCAAAATGGTGTTGCAACAAGTTAATCCTGGTATGAGTGCGGAACAAGTGCAAGTAATGATAGAAGCTGCCCAACAATCTCCGCCTGATGCAAGTAGTGCACCAAATGATGCGAGGCGAAGCATTCCTCCTTCATTGGGATCGAATCATGTGTCAAAAGATATGGAA GAGGATATGATGTGA